From Acidobacteriota bacterium, a single genomic window includes:
- a CDS encoding diguanylate cyclase, producing MDIDWAREFRGAVTVTDTAGTILYMNDRAAAVFAAEGGAALVGANVLDCHPEPSRTMLAEMLRTERPNIYTIEKKGVRKLIHQSPWYRDGRYAGFVELSLELPAEMPHFVRG from the coding sequence ATGGACATCGACTGGGCGCGTGAATTCCGCGGGGCGGTCACGGTCACCGACACGGCCGGGACGATCCTCTATATGAATGACCGGGCGGCGGCCGTGTTCGCCGCCGAAGGCGGGGCGGCGCTGGTAGGCGCCAACGTGCTGGACTGCCACCCGGAGCCGTCGCGCACCATGCTCGCCGAGATGCTGCGGACGGAGCGCCCCAACATCTACACCATCGAGAAGAAGGGTGTCCGAAAGCTGATCCACCAGTCGCCGTGGTACCGCGACGGCCGCTACGCCGGCTTCGTGGAGCTGTCGCTGGAACTCCCCGCCGAGATGCCCCACTTCGTGAGGGGATGA